One window of the Leptotrichia massiliensis genome contains the following:
- a CDS encoding cell division protein FtsZ: MKDKMSIKVIGIGGTGINFVNFMIISNVRKIEYITIDTDSRNSNFSRAEKKIFLDTGVKECTREQAERVAFQCENQFRELLKGTDILFLVAGVGGATGSGIIPIILEVAKKLGIFTISIVARPFYLEGFETLKIANAGMKKIEQITDSLIVIPNEKLYNHIDRKKPLEEAYAKVNEIIKEGIESIANILTEVGFMNIDLLDIKAVLQNSKDTIISVGEGKGDNAVDKIMEQLMENNLFEGKLENAKKVLINFTTGKNVSLIDIGQITERISNIIKDKHVNLIWGVMINEGYEVIRKIKTVVISSV; this comes from the coding sequence ATGAAGGATAAAATGAGTATAAAAGTTATTGGAATTGGCGGGACGGGGATAAATTTTGTTAATTTTATGATAATTTCAAATGTCCGGAAAATTGAGTATATAACGATAGATACGGATAGCAGAAATTCTAATTTTAGTAGAGCGGAGAAAAAGATTTTTTTGGATACTGGAGTTAAGGAATGTACTAGGGAACAGGCTGAAAGAGTGGCATTCCAGTGTGAAAATCAATTTCGGGAACTATTAAAGGGGACTGATATTTTATTTTTAGTTGCGGGAGTTGGTGGAGCTACTGGAAGTGGAATAATACCTATTATTCTTGAAGTTGCAAAAAAATTGGGTATTTTTACTATTAGTATTGTTGCTCGTCCATTTTATCTGGAAGGATTTGAAACTTTGAAAATTGCAAATGCGGGAATGAAGAAAATTGAGCAAATTACAGATAGCTTAATTGTAATTCCTAACGAAAAATTATATAATCACATAGATAGAAAAAAACCGCTTGAAGAAGCTTATGCTAAAGTCAACGAAATTATAAAGGAAGGTATTGAAAGTATTGCAAATATTCTTACAGAAGTTGGGTTTATGAATATTGATTTATTAGATATAAAGGCTGTTCTGCAGAATTCAAAAGATACTATTATTAGTGTTGGAGAAGGCAAGGGAGATAATGCAGTTGATAAGATAATGGAACAACTGATGGAAAATAATCTGTTTGAGGGGAAATTGGAAAATGCAAAAAAAGTTTTGATAAATTTTACTACTGGAAAAAATGTATCACTTATTGATATTGGACAGATAACAGAGAGAATTTCAAATATTATAAAGGATAAGCATGTTAATCTTATATGGGGAGTTATGATTAATGAGGGCTATGAGGTAATTAGAAAAATAAAAACAGTAGTAATTTCTAGTGTTTAA
- a CDS encoding sigma-70 family RNA polymerase sigma factor — protein MEDNNLNLMSLYLSDIQKFDLLSKEEEYELLKRIREDDDEQARQLLILSNLRLVISTAKKSLGNGLPLIDLISEGNIGLIKAINKFDYEKGHRFSTYAVWWIKQSIKKAIINIGRDIRIPSYKYEQLSKVNKVIKDYTAIHGEAPSTEYIAKEVDLKESKVILLLGEFQDIMSLNETIGDNIYLEDIIGKNDDVEDKIIKEDQLVEMKDLLERVLNERERAILEYRYGLYDNKIHTLKEIGEQMGITRERVRQIEKKAITKLKEHLEEYKDIL, from the coding sequence ATGGAAGATAACAACTTAAACTTGATGTCGTTATATTTAAGTGATATTCAAAAATTTGATCTACTCTCAAAGGAGGAAGAATATGAACTGTTAAAACGGATTAGGGAAGATGATGATGAGCAGGCAAGGCAATTATTGATTTTATCAAATTTAAGATTGGTAATAAGTACAGCTAAAAAGTCTCTTGGAAACGGGCTTCCTTTGATTGATTTGATTAGTGAGGGTAATATTGGATTAATAAAAGCTATAAATAAATTTGATTATGAAAAAGGACATAGGTTTAGTACGTATGCAGTATGGTGGATAAAGCAGTCAATAAAAAAAGCCATCATTAATATAGGACGTGATATAAGAATACCTTCTTATAAATACGAACAATTGTCAAAAGTGAATAAAGTTATAAAAGATTATACTGCCATTCATGGGGAAGCTCCATCAACAGAGTATATTGCAAAGGAAGTTGATCTGAAAGAAAGTAAAGTTATTTTACTTTTAGGAGAATTTCAGGATATAATGTCTTTGAATGAAACAATTGGAGATAATATTTATTTGGAAGACATCATTGGAAAAAATGATGATGTGGAAGATAAAATAATAAAAGAAGATCAGCTAGTTGAAATGAAAGACTTGCTTGAAAGAGTTCTGAATGAACGTGAAAGAGCGATTCTCGAATATCGTTACGGACTGTATGACAATAAAATCCATACATTAAAGGAAATCGGTGAGCAGATGGGAATTACTCGTGAAAGAGTCAGACAGATAGAAAAAAAGGCAATAACAAAATTAAAAGAACATTTGGAAGAATATAAAGATATATTGTAA
- a CDS encoding DUF1858 domain-containing protein produces MAEKVTKDMNIMEAVEKYPIIAQVLMRYGLGCVGCIISSAETLGEGIAVHGLNPDMILEEVNMILEKQEG; encoded by the coding sequence ATGGCAGAAAAAGTGACAAAAGATATGAATATTATGGAAGCAGTTGAAAAATATCCAATTATAGCACAAGTGCTTATGAGATATGGACTTGGATGTGTTGGGTGTATTATTTCAAGTGCTGAAACATTGGGAGAAGGAATTGCTGTTCACGGATTAAATCCAGACATGATTCTTGAGGAAGTAAATATGATTCTTGAAAAACAAGAAGGATAG
- a CDS encoding response regulator transcription factor, translating into MKVLVFNKNEKTRMVVGQLLKELSFNVILAENEEQMLDALKTESLDISFLDISSIEDFPLAIERIIRYKRQSYILMAIEQDDRYAKTEALLKGIDDYIYNDFRLEELSAKFRAIVRILNKRLTEDEMGILTAYDLTLNPANREVKRDGKEIELTNKEFLLLEYFLRNKNRVLTRTMISEKIWDIDFVSESNIVDVYVNFLRSKIDKGFDQKIIKTVRSVGYIIKE; encoded by the coding sequence ATGAAAGTATTAGTATTTAATAAAAATGAAAAAACTAGAATGGTAGTAGGTCAGTTATTAAAAGAATTAAGTTTTAATGTAATACTGGCAGAAAACGAAGAACAAATGCTAGACGCATTAAAAACAGAATCTCTTGACATTTCTTTTTTAGACATCAGCTCAATCGAAGATTTTCCACTAGCAATAGAAAGAATAATAAGATATAAAAGGCAAAGCTATATCTTAATGGCAATTGAACAAGACGATAGATATGCTAAGACAGAGGCATTATTAAAAGGAATCGATGACTACATATATAATGACTTTAGACTGGAAGAACTTTCTGCTAAATTCAGAGCAATAGTAAGAATCTTAAACAAACGTTTAACTGAAGATGAAATGGGAATTTTGACAGCTTATGATTTGACATTAAATCCTGCAAATAGAGAAGTTAAACGTGATGGAAAAGAAATAGAATTGACAAATAAAGAATTCTTATTGCTTGAATATTTTTTAAGAAATAAAAATAGAGTACTTACAAGAACTATGATTTCTGAAAAAATTTGGGATATAGATTTTGTTTCAGAAAGTAATATTGTAGATGTGTATGTTAATTTTTTGAGATCTAAAATAGATAAAGGATTTGATCAAAAAATAATAAAAACTGTAAGAAGTGTCGGATATATTATAAAAGAATAA
- the dnaN gene encoding DNA polymerase III subunit beta has protein sequence MLHIIVDRKSLLKAITIVENAVTENKIREVLSGIYIETNEGKAILRGTDLELSINTEISAQVEDEGKIVIKHKLIEEFLKQISDEKITLIEENGKLVIQASSTNTEFSLYDASNFPVQSKLENGVEYVFEKEKLLNNIENVKISASPNPENLAVNCIRLEIEEDKLKLVSSDTYRLTYIEEDLDETQQGKENLSLSIPLKTIDGLIKIMKLIDEENITVKSDGSKVFFQFSNVEILTRTIDLQFPDYKSILNNSQHNKKILLNTKDFLSVLRRTAIFVRDNKEAKNGGIFNFANNKLLLTGTSENAQIKEEIVTIQEGADLKISLNVRFLLDYISTIEGKVTVLELLNNKSSVIVRDEDNDKSLYFTMPLALRES, from the coding sequence ATGTTACATATAATTGTAGATAGAAAGTCGTTATTAAAAGCTATAACTATAGTGGAAAATGCAGTAACTGAAAACAAAATAAGAGAAGTCCTTTCTGGAATTTATATTGAAACAAACGAAGGAAAGGCAATTTTACGAGGAACAGACTTGGAGCTGTCTATAAATACAGAAATATCGGCACAAGTTGAAGATGAAGGAAAAATTGTTATAAAACACAAATTAATTGAAGAATTTTTAAAACAAATTTCTGATGAAAAAATTACATTGATTGAGGAAAATGGGAAATTAGTAATTCAGGCAAGTTCAACAAATACAGAGTTTTCATTATATGATGCTAGTAATTTTCCAGTTCAGTCAAAATTGGAAAATGGAGTGGAATATGTTTTTGAAAAGGAAAAATTATTAAATAATATTGAAAATGTAAAAATTTCAGCTTCCCCAAATCCAGAAAATCTAGCTGTGAACTGTATCAGACTGGAAATCGAAGAAGATAAATTAAAACTTGTTTCATCTGATACATACAGATTGACATATATTGAAGAGGATTTGGATGAAACTCAACAAGGAAAAGAAAATCTTAGTCTAAGTATCCCATTAAAGACAATTGACGGATTAATAAAAATTATGAAACTTATTGATGAAGAAAATATTACTGTAAAGTCAGATGGTTCAAAAGTATTCTTTCAATTTTCGAATGTAGAAATTTTAACTCGTACAATTGATTTACAATTTCCAGATTATAAGTCAATTTTAAATAATTCACAGCATAATAAAAAAATATTGTTAAATACAAAAGATTTCTTATCTGTACTAAGGAGAACAGCTATATTTGTCAGAGATAACAAAGAAGCTAAAAATGGTGGTATATTTAATTTTGCTAATAACAAGCTGTTACTTACTGGAACTAGTGAAAATGCACAAATAAAAGAAGAAATTGTTACAATTCAAGAAGGTGCAGATTTGAAAATTTCATTGAATGTAAGATTTTTACTTGATTATATTTCTACAATTGAAGGAAAAGTAACTGTGCTGGAATTACTAAATAACAAGAGTTCAGTAATTGTAAGAGATGAGGATAATGATAAATCCCTATACTTCACAATGCCATTGGCACTTAGGGAAAGTTAA
- a CDS encoding superoxide dismutase, protein MFKQIELSYNFDALEPNIDAKTMEIHYGKHHAAYTNNLNDALKNNAPQFLEKPIEEILANLEVLPEQIRGAVRNNGGGFYNHNLYFEIMGPNAGGEPTGELAEKINETFGSFDAFKEEFAKAAATRFGSGWAWLVVNKDGKLKVTSTANQDNPLMPGVTPCGCSQGTPILGIDVWEHAYYLNYQNRRPDYISAFFNVINWDEVSKKYEAAK, encoded by the coding sequence ATGTTTAAACAGATAGAATTATCTTATAATTTTGATGCATTAGAACCAAATATTGATGCAAAAACTATGGAAATCCATTATGGAAAACACCACGCAGCTTATACAAATAACTTGAATGATGCATTAAAAAACAATGCACCACAATTTTTAGAAAAACCAATAGAAGAAATTTTGGCAAATTTGGAAGTATTACCAGAACAAATTCGTGGAGCTGTTAGAAACAATGGTGGAGGTTTTTATAACCATAACTTATATTTTGAAATAATGGGTCCTAACGCAGGTGGAGAGCCTACAGGAGAATTAGCTGAGAAAATAAACGAAACATTCGGAAGCTTTGATGCATTTAAAGAAGAATTTGCAAAAGCTGCAGCAACTAGATTTGGTTCAGGATGGGCTTGGCTTGTTGTAAATAAAGATGGGAAATTGAAAGTTACTTCAACTGCAAACCAAGATAATCCATTAATGCCAGGAGTAACACCTTGCGGATGTTCACAAGGGACTCCAATTTTAGGAATAGATGTATGGGAACATGCATATTATCTAAATTATCAAAATAGACGACCAGATTATATTTCAGCATTTTTCAATGTTATAAACTGGGATGAAGTATCTAAAAAATATGAAGCTGCAAAATAA
- the plsY gene encoding glycerol-3-phosphate 1-O-acyltransferase PlsY, with the protein MITILLMVISYILGSVPNALWIGKVFKGIDIREHGSRNTGSTNAARVLGAKLGILTLILDVSKGLVPTLMAILLKADFFENLTKISNLDYVLVGICAILGHVFSMFMNFKGGKAVATTLGVFLILVPKAILFAAIVFFVVFAVSRYVSLSSVLAAISLPIFIYFLYQQTIYVILGILIAILIVVKHRSNIERLKNGTESKFSLKNKE; encoded by the coding sequence ATGATTACAATTTTATTAATGGTTATTTCCTATATTCTAGGAAGTGTGCCAAATGCACTTTGGATAGGAAAAGTTTTTAAAGGGATAGATATTCGTGAGCATGGAAGCAGAAATACTGGCTCTACAAATGCGGCTCGGGTTTTAGGTGCAAAATTAGGTATTTTGACATTAATTTTAGATGTTTCTAAAGGATTAGTTCCGACATTAATGGCAATTTTGCTAAAAGCTGATTTTTTTGAGAATTTGACAAAAATTTCAAATTTGGATTATGTATTAGTTGGAATCTGTGCAATTTTAGGTCATGTATTTTCTATGTTTATGAATTTTAAAGGGGGAAAGGCTGTTGCAACGACACTTGGAGTATTTTTAATTTTAGTTCCAAAGGCTATATTGTTTGCGGCAATTGTATTTTTTGTAGTTTTTGCCGTTTCAAGATATGTTTCGTTATCTTCGGTTTTGGCGGCTATATCACTTCCAATTTTTATATATTTTTTGTATCAGCAAACGATATATGTTATTTTAGGAATTTTAATAGCAATCTTGATTGTAGTAAAACATAGAAGCAATATTGAAAGATTAAAAAATGGAACAGAATCTAAATTCAGTTTAAAGAATAAAGAATAG
- the htpX gene encoding zinc metalloprotease HtpX: MFINTMKTGLLMFGLVFLFVAIGGALGSQKGAVIGLLIAGGMSFYSYWFSDKMVIKAYNGQEVTSRTNPRLYQLIQRLANNANLPIPKIYIIPERQPNAFATGRNPQNAAVACTAGLLELMDDNELAGVMAHELGHIKHRDILVSTVAATFAGAIANIARFLPYVSSGDNRNGERRRNNVGTAMLLSFLAPIAASIIQMSISRKREYMADRAGAEYSGNPLYLRNALQKLESYSHNIAMNRQDPATAHMFIINPFSGLGNFNLKSLFSTHPSTDDRIRELEKMAREQHLL, from the coding sequence ATGTTTATAAATACTATGAAAACAGGTTTATTAATGTTTGGATTAGTTTTTCTCTTTGTAGCAATTGGTGGTGCATTAGGAAGTCAAAAGGGAGCAGTAATTGGACTTTTGATTGCTGGGGGAATGAGTTTTTATAGCTACTGGTTCAGTGATAAAATGGTTATAAAAGCGTATAATGGGCAAGAAGTTACTTCCCGAACTAATCCAAGATTATATCAGTTAATACAAAGGCTGGCAAATAACGCAAATCTGCCAATACCAAAAATTTACATAATTCCCGAACGTCAACCAAACGCATTTGCAACTGGGAGAAATCCTCAAAATGCTGCTGTGGCATGTACTGCGGGATTGCTTGAACTGATGGATGATAATGAGCTGGCTGGAGTTATGGCTCATGAATTGGGACATATAAAACATCGTGATATTCTAGTAAGTACAGTTGCAGCCACTTTTGCTGGAGCGATTGCCAATATTGCACGATTTTTACCTTATGTATCAAGTGGAGATAATCGAAATGGAGAACGACGAAGAAATAATGTTGGAACTGCAATGCTGCTTTCATTTTTAGCTCCAATAGCAGCTTCAATAATTCAAATGTCTATCTCACGAAAAAGAGAATATATGGCAGACAGGGCCGGAGCAGAATATTCAGGAAATCCCTTATATTTACGTAACGCATTACAAAAATTAGAAAGTTACAGCCATAATATCGCAATGAACAGACAAGATCCTGCAACAGCACATATGTTTATTATAAATCCATTTTCAGGATTGGGAAATTTTAATTTAAAAAGCCTATTTAGTACACATCCGTCTACTGATGATAGAATTAGAGAACTAGAAAAAATGGCAAGAGAGCAACATTTGTTGTAA
- the metA gene encoding homoserine O-acetyltransferase MetA — protein MPIKIPNNLPAVDILAKENIFVMDENRALSQDIRPLKFIIINLMPTKIETETQLLRLLSNTPLQMEITFLKMTSYMSKNVSEEHMSNFYKTFNDIKNDYFDGLIITGAPVENLSFEEVIYWKELAEVMEWSKTHVYSTMCICWGAQAALYYHYGIKKYPLKEKLFGIYPLKIDICHTMLLRGFDEVFNMPQSRHTEVLAEDIEKISDLEIIANSKEAGVSIVRTQDKRNIFIMGHLEYDRMTLAKEYERDVKLGKNIKVPFNYYPNDDVTKEPLFVWRAHANLLFSNWVNHHVYQGTPYDLTKLEEISNFQI, from the coding sequence ATGCCTATAAAAATACCAAATAACTTACCGGCTGTAGATATTTTAGCAAAGGAGAACATCTTTGTAATGGATGAAAATAGGGCATTGTCGCAAGATATTCGTCCTTTAAAATTTATAATAATAAATTTAATGCCTACAAAAATTGAAACAGAAACTCAATTACTAAGATTACTTAGTAATACTCCGCTTCAAATGGAAATTACTTTCTTAAAAATGACTTCATATATGTCAAAAAATGTTTCGGAAGAACATATGTCTAATTTTTATAAGACTTTTAATGATATAAAGAATGATTATTTTGATGGTTTAATTATAACAGGAGCACCAGTGGAAAACCTATCTTTTGAAGAGGTTATATACTGGAAAGAATTAGCAGAAGTAATGGAATGGAGCAAAACTCACGTTTACTCAACGATGTGTATCTGCTGGGGAGCACAGGCAGCTCTTTATTATCATTATGGAATAAAAAAATATCCATTAAAAGAAAAACTTTTTGGAATTTACCCATTAAAAATTGATATTTGCCATACTATGTTACTGCGTGGGTTTGATGAAGTGTTTAATATGCCACAGTCAAGACATACAGAAGTACTTGCAGAAGATATAGAGAAAATATCGGATCTTGAAATTATTGCAAATTCTAAAGAGGCAGGGGTTAGTATAGTTCGTACTCAGGATAAGAGAAATATTTTTATTATGGGACATTTGGAATACGATAGAATGACACTTGCTAAGGAATATGAGCGGGATGTGAAATTAGGGAAAAATATAAAAGTACCATTTAACTATTATCCGAATGATGATGTAACCAAAGAACCACTTTTTGTATGGCGTGCTCATGCAAATTTACTGTTTTCCAACTGGGTAAATCATCATGTTTATCAAGGTACGCCGTATGATTTGACAAAGTTAGAAGAAATTTCTAATTTTCAAATTTAG
- a CDS encoding Mrp/NBP35 family ATP-binding protein encodes MQTNPALAERKQRIDSNMSKIKHKIVVMSGKGGVGKTTTSVNLAYGLSLRGYKVGILDADLHGPNVPIMFGKEGVKLSKISEPLEITKNLHISSLSFFVPDNSPVVWKGPQKITAIMEMLEGIRWGEIDFLIVDLPPGTGDETLGIAQNIGTDSKAIIVTTPQKVSILDSTRAINFAKLINLNLLGIIENMSGFICPDCQKEVNIFKKDGAKNMAQEKKTDFLGSIPLDENIVESSDNGLPFISNDSVASRRMNDIITKVIENLENKSESK; translated from the coding sequence ATGCAGACTAATCCAGCTTTAGCTGAACGAAAACAAAGAATTGATTCCAATATGTCCAAAATTAAGCATAAAATTGTAGTGATGAGTGGAAAAGGTGGAGTTGGGAAAACAACTACATCTGTTAATTTAGCTTATGGATTATCATTACGAGGATATAAGGTTGGTATTCTTGATGCTGATTTGCACGGTCCTAATGTTCCGATTATGTTTGGAAAAGAAGGTGTGAAACTTTCAAAGATTTCTGAACCATTGGAAATAACAAAAAATTTACATATATCATCATTAAGTTTTTTTGTTCCAGATAATTCACCAGTCGTCTGGAAAGGTCCGCAAAAAATTACAGCAATAATGGAAATGCTGGAAGGAATTCGCTGGGGAGAAATTGACTTTTTAATAGTTGATTTACCGCCAGGAACAGGTGATGAAACGTTAGGTATTGCACAAAATATAGGAACAGATTCAAAAGCGATCATTGTTACAACACCACAGAAGGTTTCTATACTGGATTCTACAAGAGCAATAAATTTTGCTAAACTGATAAATCTAAATCTGCTTGGTATAATCGAAAATATGAGTGGTTTTATTTGCCCTGACTGTCAAAAGGAAGTGAATATTTTTAAAAAAGACGGTGCCAAAAATATGGCCCAAGAGAAAAAAACTGACTTTCTAGGCTCAATACCATTAGATGAAAATATTGTAGAATCTAGTGATAACGGGTTACCATTTATTTCAAATGATTCTGTAGCATCAAGACGGATGAATGACATAATTACTAAAGTAATTGAAAATTTAGAAAACAAAAGCGAAAGTAAATAA
- a CDS encoding tRNA threonylcarbamoyladenosine dehydratase: MNDKNQTFARFSMMVGEDGIEKLKNSRVIVFGVGGVGSYTVEALARSGVGQITMVDFDEISESNINRQLHSLRSTIGKSKIDVMKDRILDINPDCKVELVKRLVHDDVDEVLGNNKYDFVVDAIDVIGSKINLIEYCAKNNINIISSMGFGNKMHPEMIEIAKIKNTSVCPMARTIRSILKKKGITNVPVAFSKEIPVQPNKSELFKEELPTEFRENNKIPRKTTPGSNSFVPGTAGLVLASYVVRKLLEWD; this comes from the coding sequence ATGAACGATAAGAATCAGACCTTTGCCAGATTTTCTATGATGGTTGGAGAAGATGGAATTGAAAAATTAAAGAATTCTCGTGTTATTGTATTTGGAGTTGGTGGCGTTGGATCTTACACCGTGGAGGCTTTGGCAAGGTCTGGAGTTGGGCAAATTACTATGGTTGATTTTGATGAGATTTCGGAGTCAAATATTAATAGACAGCTGCATTCGCTTAGAAGTACGATTGGGAAGTCTAAGATTGATGTTATGAAAGACAGAATTTTGGACATTAATCCAGATTGTAAGGTTGAACTTGTAAAAAGATTAGTTCATGATGATGTGGATGAAGTTTTGGGAAATAATAAATATGATTTTGTCGTGGATGCTATTGATGTCATTGGAAGCAAGATTAATCTGATTGAGTATTGTGCGAAAAATAACATAAATATTATTTCTTCAATGGGATTTGGCAACAAGATGCACCCTGAAATGATAGAAATTGCAAAAATAAAAAATACATCTGTTTGTCCGATGGCAAGAACTATCAGAAGTATTTTAAAAAAGAAAGGGATTACAAATGTTCCAGTTGCATTTTCAAAAGAAATACCTGTACAACCAAATAAATCAGAATTATTTAAGGAAGAATTACCAACTGAATTTAGAGAAAATAATAAAATTCCGAGAAAGACTACGCCTGGAAGCAATTCATTTGTACCAGGAACGGCTGGGCTTGTACTAGCTTCCTATGTAGTGAGAAAGTTATTGGAGTGGGATTAA
- a CDS encoding YiiX/YebB-like N1pC/P60 family cysteine hydrolase, with protein MNIYLKSNLKRLLLFLILTFALVCKTKPEEKYLWYSPREVISNADKLEPGDILILSKRPTLRSMWGHAAVLNENKKIVEFPSYSAGYSESPLYAWQNINRKVAIFRLKGIDKKFKTALFKEIDDTITKPYGLTFHKNFDKRLYCSQFVYLVFKKAGEKVGREINLDSNGGGWVMPFDIMDSPLLENISLY; from the coding sequence ATGAATATTTATTTAAAATCAAATCTGAAAAGATTATTATTATTTTTAATATTAACTTTTGCCCTCGTATGTAAAACAAAACCAGAAGAGAAATATCTTTGGTATTCACCAAGAGAAGTTATTTCAAATGCAGATAAATTAGAGCCAGGGGATATTCTTATTTTATCCAAAAGACCGACTTTACGTTCAATGTGGGGACACGCTGCAGTTCTTAACGAAAATAAAAAAATAGTAGAATTTCCATCCTATTCTGCTGGTTATAGTGAAAGCCCATTATATGCGTGGCAAAACATTAATAGAAAAGTGGCTATTTTTAGATTAAAAGGAATTGATAAAAAATTTAAAACAGCTCTATTTAAAGAAATTGATGATACAATAACAAAACCTTATGGATTAACGTTTCATAAAAATTTTGACAAAAGATTATATTGTTCACAATTTGTTTATCTTGTATTTAAAAAGGCTGGTGAAAAAGTTGGACGTGAAATAAATCTTGATTCCAATGGTGGCGGATGGGTTATGCCCTTTGATATAATGGATTCTCCATTATTAGAAAATATTTCTCTTTATTAA
- a CDS encoding NAD(P)H-dependent glycerol-3-phosphate dehydrogenase encodes MKNILVIGGGSWGTCLSKLLVENGHKVYLWEHNEEVRKVIRDTKENPKFLPNIKLPDNLNVVDDYADVLENPEKYGKIDILLLATPTQFLRVILKRLKNFLNYNIILVNVAKGLEIATKKRISEIVAEEFGNKPYNYVLLAGPTHAEEVAQKLPSAILSVSENEEAAKTVQTTFSNLYFRVYTGTDLMGAELAGALKNCLAIVAGIADGMGYGDNTKAALITRGINEMFEIAKYYNANPKTFMGLSGLGDIIVTCTSKHSRNRFVGEKLGQGEKIEDIVSHMNMVSEGAETIKALYKIIKENNLKAPIFTALYEVIYNGKPVSELESTFMSRDLKSEFLS; translated from the coding sequence ATGAAAAATATATTGGTTATTGGTGGCGGAAGCTGGGGCACTTGTCTTTCAAAATTATTAGTAGAAAATGGACATAAAGTCTATTTATGGGAGCATAATGAAGAAGTGAGAAAAGTAATTCGTGATACAAAGGAAAATCCAAAATTTTTACCCAATATAAAATTACCTGATAATCTTAATGTTGTGGATGATTATGCAGATGTTCTTGAAAATCCTGAAAAATATGGTAAAATTGATATTCTTTTATTAGCAACTCCTACACAATTTTTAAGAGTAATTTTAAAAAGATTGAAAAATTTTTTAAATTATAATATAATATTGGTAAATGTTGCAAAAGGGCTAGAAATTGCTACTAAAAAGAGAATTTCTGAAATAGTGGCTGAAGAGTTTGGAAACAAGCCATATAATTATGTTCTGCTGGCAGGACCGACACACGCTGAAGAAGTGGCTCAAAAATTGCCATCTGCCATACTTTCGGTATCTGAAAATGAAGAAGCGGCCAAAACGGTACAAACTACATTTAGTAATCTTTATTTCAGAGTTTATACAGGAACAGACCTGATGGGAGCTGAGCTTGCGGGAGCATTAAAGAACTGTCTTGCAATTGTAGCGGGAATTGCCGATGGAATGGGTTATGGAGATAATACAAAGGCTGCTCTTATAACTCGAGGAATTAATGAAATGTTTGAGATCGCAAAATATTACAATGCCAATCCTAAAACATTTATGGGGTTATCAGGGCTTGGAGATATTATTGTAACTTGTACGAGTAAACACAGTAGAAATAGATTTGTGGGGGAAAAGCTGGGACAAGGTGAAAAAATTGAAGATATAGTTTCACATATGAATATGGTGTCAGAAGGTGCAGAAACAATAAAGGCCCTTTATAAAATTATAAAGGAAAATAATCTGAAAGCACCTATTTTTACAGCACTTTATGAAGTGATTTACAATGGAAAACCAGTTTCAGAACTGGAATCTACATTTATGAGCAGAGATTTAAAGTCAGAATTTTTAAGTTAA